From the genome of Solidesulfovibrio carbinolicus, one region includes:
- a CDS encoding type IV secretory system conjugative DNA transfer family protein, with amino-acid sequence MAPIGFCAKAPVQVKIEPAEDAIVRFDSGISISEPEACYNTLILGSTGTGKTTSVILPAVGNLIERGHGGIIIDIKGNLTDQVRVLAKKRGRIDDIIELGSGANALRVDLLNNLTITQVRELLTIIATFQFGTSSMNLDWHAKGINIATEIIVLLRYIHEKHDEIKPNLRALVDLLNNWPLAARMFEFYKKNSFNKDNKEEKDFVNRVTSDNFNPMVYDTKRSGNNTYNEQTTWRLTAIRNGLTEFLQNDSIVQNFATNGFGLDIVDWIYGQKKILVLKFDGTSGQVGPWLSRYVLSAYYKAVFENGLKLGEGEYTFFIGDEFQELCDFYPGNRYNDNAFAAKSREYRNISIVSTQSVSSLQSRGASGAAVMEFLNNINNRLFFYCDDPVSHEIVRRYNQAIFLNELDPGKTFVVKFDDKTRRHLQYVETMQESHDLLKKELADEAPVVVKKNMKEQDDTSSLEMIFEIMERRDKDNQEKIKTVEVPQVPGRISHRYRFNEDDYEEHEEEQKKVIPLNMRDTVEKFPHFFQTARKNGRVSIQVPNGWIGALENALTAFERTGLEIDICNLHVGNEGGLCLGMSNSASVSILDVFLEVTAHLCPICGNALQTKAKVCGKCMEEFEIFSPGK; translated from the coding sequence ATGGCTCCCATCGGATTTTGCGCCAAGGCTCCTGTTCAAGTCAAAATCGAGCCTGCAGAAGATGCTATTGTCAGATTTGACAGCGGGATTTCAATTTCCGAGCCGGAAGCCTGTTATAATACACTTATTCTAGGAAGTACGGGCACTGGAAAAACCACGAGCGTCATTCTACCGGCTGTTGGAAATTTGATTGAAAGAGGCCATGGCGGTATTATTATCGATATTAAAGGCAACTTAACGGACCAAGTTCGTGTTTTAGCGAAAAAACGTGGCCGTATTGATGATATTATCGAACTTGGGTCAGGCGCGAACGCATTAAGAGTTGATTTGCTAAATAATTTGACAATTACACAAGTTCGAGAATTGCTGACAATTATCGCGACATTCCAGTTTGGCACGTCATCGATGAATTTAGACTGGCACGCCAAAGGAATTAATATTGCAACTGAGATTATTGTTCTGTTGCGATATATTCATGAAAAGCACGATGAAATTAAGCCAAATTTAAGAGCATTGGTTGATTTGCTGAACAATTGGCCCCTAGCGGCAAGAATGTTTGAATTTTACAAGAAAAATTCTTTTAATAAAGACAATAAAGAGGAAAAAGACTTTGTGAATCGCGTGACATCAGATAATTTTAATCCGATGGTTTATGACACGAAAAGAAGCGGGAACAACACTTACAATGAACAAACGACGTGGCGGTTGACGGCAATTCGAAATGGATTGACTGAATTCCTGCAAAATGATTCCATTGTTCAAAATTTTGCAACAAACGGCTTTGGCCTTGATATTGTCGATTGGATTTATGGACAAAAGAAAATTCTAGTGCTAAAATTTGATGGAACTTCGGGGCAAGTCGGGCCTTGGTTGTCAAGATATGTTTTGAGTGCATATTATAAAGCGGTTTTTGAAAATGGCTTGAAACTAGGGGAAGGTGAATACACTTTTTTCATCGGAGACGAGTTTCAGGAACTTTGTGATTTTTATCCTGGAAATAGATATAATGATAATGCGTTTGCTGCAAAATCAAGAGAGTATCGAAATATTTCAATTGTAAGCACGCAATCAGTTTCTTCTTTGCAAAGCCGAGGGGCGAGTGGTGCGGCCGTGATGGAATTTCTTAATAACATCAACAATAGACTGTTTTTTTATTGCGACGATCCAGTTTCGCATGAAATTGTTCGTAGATACAATCAAGCCATTTTTTTGAATGAACTTGATCCTGGGAAAACTTTTGTCGTTAAATTTGATGATAAAACGCGACGTCATTTGCAATATGTTGAGACTATGCAAGAATCGCATGATCTTTTAAAAAAAGAGCTGGCCGACGAAGCTCCAGTTGTTGTGAAGAAAAATATGAAAGAACAGGATGACACGTCAAGTTTAGAAATGATTTTTGAAATCATGGAGAGAAGAGACAAAGATAATCAGGAAAAAATCAAAACTGTCGAAGTGCCTCAAGTTCCCGGAAGAATTTCTCACAGATACCGTTTTAATGAAGACGATTACGAAGAACACGAGGAAGAGCAAAAAAAGGTAATTCCTTTAAACATGAGGGACACCGTTGAAAAATTTCCTCATTTTTTCCAAACAGCAAGAAAAAATGGTCGAGTGTCAATCCAGGTGCCCAACGGTTGGATCGGAGCACTTGAAAATGCCTTGACCGCTTTTGAGCGAACCGGATTGGAAATTGACATTTGCAATCTTCATGTCGGGAATGAGGGCGGTCTGTGTCTTGGAATGAGCAATTCTGCAAGCGTGAGCATTTTAGATGTTTTTTTAGAGGTTACAGCGCATTTGTGCCCGATCTGTGGCAATGCGCTTCAAACCAAGGCAAAAGTATGTGGAAAATGCATGGAAGAATTCGAAATTTTTTCGCCTGGAAAATGA
- a CDS encoding restriction endonuclease subunit S, which translates to MQMTLGEIVDVIRCQLPRQRTGGGKGWLLCQEVAQANFEAISGLVEGGSENVWIELDPDGKQRKYLIQSGDVLFSFRGTGGTLGQVGLYIGQKDDNVVCGQSLCILRPKNVDVIWFYHFMRKKEIRDKILSMASGDRLMTINLSNLRDFLVEMPTDRDILEVYEKHTRILEMHEQMNILRKELIELMQ; encoded by the coding sequence ATGCAAATGACGCTTGGTGAGATTGTGGACGTAATCCGCTGCCAATTGCCCCGCCAGCGGACTGGCGGGGGAAAAGGCTGGTTGCTGTGCCAGGAAGTGGCCCAGGCCAATTTTGAGGCGATTTCAGGCCTTGTCGAGGGTGGTAGTGAAAATGTGTGGATTGAGCTTGATCCTGATGGAAAACAGAGGAAATATTTGATTCAGAGCGGGGACGTCCTTTTTTCGTTTAGGGGCACGGGAGGCACTTTAGGACAAGTTGGGCTATATATCGGCCAAAAAGATGATAATGTGGTTTGTGGGCAGAGTTTGTGCATTTTGCGGCCGAAAAATGTTGATGTTATTTGGTTCTATCATTTTATGAGAAAGAAGGAGATTCGAGACAAAATATTGTCAATGGCTTCTGGTGATCGTCTTATGACTATCAACTTGAGCAATTTAAGAGATTTTTTGGTAGAAATGCCCACGGATAGAGATATTTTGGAGGTTTATGAAAAACACACAAGAATTTTGGAAATGCATGAACAAATGAATATTTTAAGGAAAGAGTTAATTGAGTTGATGCAATAA
- a CDS encoding plasmid mobilization protein, giving the protein MPKYPNQLRTKVSDRELQIITKNAEKSGLSVCAYLRERAVGNPVQSLTDASTALSIDKFGRMLKNLQFHGPLAEIVVAELRELKDFMKSGSSHENQKD; this is encoded by the coding sequence ATGCCAAAATACCCAAACCAGCTTCGCACAAAAGTTTCTGATCGCGAGCTTCAAATAATCACTAAAAATGCTGAAAAATCCGGTCTTTCTGTTTGCGCATATCTTCGCGAACGTGCAGTCGGAAATCCTGTTCAATCTCTCACAGACGCATCCACGGCTCTTTCAATCGATAAATTTGGCAGAATGCTTAAAAATCTTCAATTCCATGGTCCACTCGCCGAAATTGTCGTTGCGGAGCTTCGAGAGTTAAAAGATTTCATGAAGTCCGGTTCAAGCCATGAAAATCAAAAAGATTAA